From Persicobacter psychrovividus, one genomic window encodes:
- a CDS encoding enoyl-CoA hydratase/isomerase family protein, which yields MEEEQLKIQRSNGVIDVTLNRDHKRNAFSQEMSESLIELCQQIDYQQDRILVIRAHENAKVWCAGHDLSVFDQLESFLDNNPMLALFDALMSCPIPIMNLITGDVYAGGLCLAICADFNLARSHIKVGMPLNKMGLPLNERIYGQFIHTIGLMKTKQLLLTGQPIYGESVLEQLGLFTAVFADQQALEEYADQLIEGVKSCSPMGLRNSKLELNALANSKMIHEDAHDLRKEVLLSEDLKNRVASMQNKFKNHH from the coding sequence CAACGCTCCAATGGGGTCATTGATGTGACTTTAAACCGTGATCATAAACGGAATGCATTCAGTCAGGAGATGAGTGAATCATTGATTGAATTATGTCAGCAGATCGATTATCAGCAGGATCGCATTTTGGTTATTCGCGCCCATGAAAATGCCAAAGTATGGTGTGCGGGTCATGACCTGTCAGTATTTGATCAGCTTGAATCTTTTTTGGACAACAACCCGATGTTAGCACTTTTTGATGCGCTGATGTCATGCCCAATCCCGATCATGAATCTGATTACAGGTGATGTGTATGCGGGTGGCCTTTGCCTCGCCATTTGTGCTGATTTTAATTTGGCGCGTTCCCACATTAAGGTGGGAATGCCACTGAATAAAATGGGACTTCCTTTGAATGAACGGATTTATGGTCAGTTTATTCATACCATTGGCCTTATGAAAACGAAGCAGCTCCTTCTGACGGGGCAGCCAATTTATGGGGAGTCGGTTTTGGAACAACTGGGACTTTTTACCGCGGTTTTTGCTGATCAACAAGCATTAGAGGAGTATGCGGATCAACTGATAGAAGGAGTGAAATCTTGTAGTCCCATGGGGCTCCGAAATTCCAAGTTGGAGCTCAATGCCTTGGCCAATAGCAAGATGATTCACGAGGATGCCCATGATCTGCGGAAGGAAGTATTGTTGAGTGAAGATCTGAAAAACAGGGTCGCTTCCATGCAAAATAAATTTAAGAACC